A single genomic interval of Myxocyprinus asiaticus isolate MX2 ecotype Aquarium Trade chromosome 19, UBuf_Myxa_2, whole genome shotgun sequence harbors:
- the LOC127409806 gene encoding creatine kinase B-type: MPFGNTHNLLKMNYSAEQEYPDLSQHNNHMAKVLTLEMYGNLRDKQTSSGFTLDDVIQTGVDNPGHPFIMTVGCVAGDEETYEVFKELLDPVIEDRHGGYKPTDKHKTDLNPDNLQGGDDLDPNYVLSSRVRTGRSIRGFCLPPHCSRGERRGIESLSVEALGALDGDLKGTYYALKDMTEEEQQQLIDDHFLFDKPVSPLLLASGMARDWPDARGIWHNDNKTFLVWVNEEDHLRVISMQKGGNMKEVFNRFCTGLTKIEALFKEKGHEFMWNEHLGYVLTCPSNLGTGLRGGVHVKLPNLSKHEKFGEILKRLRLQKRGTGGVDTAAVGGVFDISNADRLGFSEVELVQMVVDGVKLLVDMEKCLEAGQSIDDLMPEQK; the protein is encoded by the exons ATGCCTTTCGGTAACACTCACAATCTGCTGAAGATGAACTACTCCGCGGAACAGGAGTATCCCGACCTCAGCCAGCACAACAACCACATGGCGAAGGTGCTGACTCTGGAGATGTATGGCAATCTTCGGGACAAGCAAACGTCCAGTGGATTTACCCTGGATGACGTCATTCAAACCGGGGTTGATAACCCag GGCACCCCTTCATCATGACAGTGGGCTGTGTTGCTGGAGATGAAGAGACATATGAAGTGTTCAAAGAACTTCTTGACCCTGTTATTGAGGACCGCCATGGTGGATATAAACCCACAGACAAACACAAGACTGACCTGAACCCAGACAACCTCCAG GGCGGAGATGACCTTGACCCCAACTACGTTCTGAGCTCCAGAGTGCGAACTGGCAGGAGCATCCGCGGCTTCTGCCTCCCTCCCCACTGCAGCCGTGGAGAGAGACGTGGTATTGAAAGCTTGTCTGTTGAGG CTTTGGGAGCTCTTGATGGTGACCTTAAAGGAACATACTATGCCCTCAAGGACATGACTGAGGAGGAGCAGCAGCAGCTGATTGATGACCACTTCCTGTTTGATAAGCCTGTATCTCCACTGTTGCTGGCTTCTGGGATGGCTCGTGATTGGCCAGATGCCAGAGGGATCTG gcATAATGACAATAAGACATTCCTGGTCTGGGTGAACGAGGAAGACCATCTTCGTGTCATCTCCATGCAGAAGGGTGGCAACATGAAGGAAGTCTTCAATCGCTTCTGCACGGGCCTCAcaaag ATTGAGGCTTTGTTTAAAGAGAAGGGCCATGAGTTCATGTGGAATGAGCACTTGGGCTATGTTCTAACTTGCCCCTCCAACCTAGGCACAGGGTTGCGTGGCGGTGTTCATGTCAAACTTCCCAACCTCAGCAAGCACGAGAAGTTTGGTGAGATCCTCAAACGATTGAGGCTCCAAAAGCGTGGAACAG GTGGAGTAGACACTGCTGCAGTAGGTGGTGTCTTTGACATCTCCAATGCAGATCGTCTAGGCTTCTCTGAGGTTGAGTTGGTTCAGATGGTGGTGGATGGAGTTAAGCTGCTTGTAGATATGGAGAAATGTCTGGAGGCAGGCCAGTCCATTGACGATCTTATGCCTGAGCAGAAGTGA